The genome window TGGACGATTCTTAAAGGCCATGATGATGCTGTCTTCTAGGGACAAGCTCCAAAGTCCAGCGATGGCAACTGGGTCGGCTGCGGCAATGTCAATCGACTGGGGAATGCTCAAACGCTGGGCCAACTGACGACGACTAACACGCTGGGCACTAATGGCGCGCACTAAATCTTGCTTGGCATTAGCGAGTTGCACTTCCGATCGCAGCACATCAAATCGAGTGCCTACCCCTGCCTCTTCTAGAGCCTTTGCATCCTTTAAGCTCTGTTCAGCATTGCGCACAGCCTGTTTGGCAATTTCAACCTGTTGGTCAGCTTCTTGCAATGCATAGTAGTCTGTGGTCACGTCAAGACGCAAGATCTCAAGCTGGCGTTCGTATTCCAATTCGTTGATGCGCAACTGACGCTCCGCAGCAGCGATCGCCGCTGAGCGACCACCCGATGTATCCAAACTGTAGGTGACTTCGATCGTCCCTGACAGAGAACTACTGGTTGTGGATTGATTTTGTTGCCCCAACAGTGCTGCTAAAGAATTGGGATCACGGCGGCGATTGGATAGTTCTGCACTGGCTGAGTCAGTGTAGGACACTGTTCCATTGAGGTTAACGCTGGGGAGTTCAGCCGCTCTGGCTTCACGCACCGCTAGACGACTGCTCTGCACCTGAAGTTCTATAACCTGCAACGATCGACTATTGCGCCGTGCTAACTCTAGCGCCTGCGCTAGGGTTATGGGCTGTGTACCTATTAGGGTTACCTCCTCTGGTTTGGTAGGAAATTGCAGAGGATT of Cyanobacteriota bacterium contains these proteins:
- a CDS encoding TolC family protein, which produces LPGLVLEQTRPATVTTPSVPIADPTRPYTPPPDYLNPVANPLQFPTKPEEVTLIGTQPITLAQALELARRNSRSLQVIELQVQSSRLAVREARAAELPSVNLNGTVSYTDSASAELSNRRRDPNSLAALLGQQNQSTTSSSLSGTIEVTYSLDTSGGRSAAIAAAERQLRINELEYERQLEILRLDVTTDYYALQEADQQVEIAKQAVRNAEQSLKDAKALEEAGVGTRFDVLRSEVQLANAKQDLVRAISAQRVSRRQLAQRLSIPQSIDIAAADPVAIAGLWSLSLEDSIIMAFKNRPELEQQLVQRELSEKQRDLALASIRPQVSLFANYSVLDQFDDNIGSADGYAIGARVNWTLYDGGASVARAQQREQDIAIAETRFADIRNQIRFQVEQAYSNLQANFENIQTAALAVEQAEESLRLARLRFQAGVGTQTEVINAETELTRAQVNRLRAILDYNRALASLQRAISNLAAGSSTSPASN